The following coding sequences are from one Leucoraja erinacea ecotype New England chromosome 2, Leri_hhj_1, whole genome shotgun sequence window:
- the LOC129707168 gene encoding patched domain-containing protein 3-like isoform X1, whose amino-acid sequence MRTYNTDCVERPLRIGFMKLGRFVGRHPYLFFFCPLVISAVLGSGFMKFKETEGNDIEEQFTPLRGHAKVERALIREHFPMDFATFSVSRLYTEGSYISFIAVAKEDNILTKKAFEDILLLDKMVQSLKVTYNDTEYDFNTLCAKIGGLCYSSPILTFINHNAALVETSVYEYPNNNGSFVGSALGGIELDGNKVKKARAVKIDYFLREDDLQFQMPVEMWILEYLKEVAKTDLEWIKISRFSSISRQVEFEGNAKVIIPLFSITYFLTITFSILSCMRLDSVRNKVWVAALGVISTGLAVLTGFGLLIFSRVSFAINTANAPFLILGIGVDNMFIMLASWQKTNVDDDVENRMGETYSDAATSMTITTLTDTLAFYIGAMTPFASVQSFCIYTGTTVLVSFIYNLTFFGAVLVLNGKRESANRHWLTFRKVESEHLPEESKCYGMCCVGGAYNEETGGEIDHPMVRFMNEYYGPFLTKRWSKVVVVVLYLAYLGGSFYGCITLKEGIDVRNLANDYSYVIKYYDDASKYFSMFGPRIMVTVTQPVDYWSSHVQNEIEQCLQNFENISYVDSTFSESWLRIYNGVAKQMHLDITTKNAFIGTLDNFFKIVPLYRQDLDISDSKDSITASRFFIQSVYVNDSTAEKVLLKDFRNMAKVCIIPMEVYHPAFIYYDQYLVIISNTIQNVAVAAGAMLIVSLMLIPNPICSIWVTFAIASVLVGVAGFMAFWGVSLDSISMINLVICIGFSVDFTAHISYAYIASDKLTSNERSVDALYRLGYPIIQGALSTIMGVIALSAAASYIFRTFFKIMFLVITFGAIHGLVLMPVFMTFFKL is encoded by the exons ATGAGGACGTATAATACAGATTGCGTTGAAAGGCCTCTTCGTATTGGTTTTATGAAGCTTGGAAGATTCGTGGGCCGGCAcccatatttgttttttttttgtcctctTGTAATTTCTGCAGTACTTGGGTCGGGATTTATGAAGTTTAAGGAAACTGAAGGAAATGATATAGAAGAACAGTTTACCCCTTTGCGAGGTCACGCGAAAGTAGAAAGGGCGTTGATCCGAGAGCATTTCCCCATGGATTTCGCCACGTTCTCGGTGTCGAGGCTTTACACAGAAGGGTCATATATTTCCTTCATCGCTGTTGCTAAAGAGGACAACATACTGACCAAAAAGGCATTTGAAGATATCTTATTACTTGATAAAATGGTCCAAAGTTTAAAGGTTACTTACAATGATACTGAATATGACTTCAATACTCTTTGTGCGAAAATTGGTGGTTTATGTTACTCAAGTCCTATTTTAACTTTTATAAACCACAACGCTGCTCTAGTAGAGACCTCTGTGTATGAATATCCTAACAATAATGGCTCGTTTGTTGGGTCTGCTTTGGGCGGGATTGAGTTAGATGGAAATAAAGTTAAAAAAGCTCGTGCAGTAAAGATCGATTATTTCTTGAGAGAAGACGACTTGCAATTCCAAATGCCTGTCGAAATGTGGATTCTAGAGTATCTGAAAGAAGTTGCCAAGACAGATTTGGAGTGGATTAAG ATTTCGCGTTTCAGTTCCATATCAAGACAAGTAGAATTTGAAGGAAATGCCAAAGTAATAATTCCACTTTTTTCCATTACTTACTTCCTTACAATAACCTTTTCCATCTTATCCTGtatgag GCTCGATTCTGTGAGGAATAAGGTCTGGGTTGCTGCTCTGGGAGTCATATCAACTGGATTAGCCGTACTAACAGGTTTTGGACTACTGATATTTAGCAGAGTGTCATTTGCCATCAATACTGCCAATGCACCTTTTCTAATTCTAG gtattggTGTAGACAATATGTTTATTATGCTTGCAAGCTGGCAGAAAACAAATGTGGATGATGATGTTGAAAACCGCATGGGCGAAACCTACTCTGATGCAGCCACCTCCATGACAATCACTACTCTGACTGACACGTTAGCTTTTTATATTGGCGCAATGACTCCTTTTGCATCAGTGCAATCATTTTGTATTTATACTGGTACAACTGTTTTGGTGAGCTTTATCTACAACCTTACATTTTTTGGAGCTGTTCTCGTATTGAATGGAAAAAGAGAATCTGCGAACCGGCACTGGCTTACATTTAGAAAAGTTGAAAGCGAGCATTTACCAGAAGAATCCAAATGTTATGGAATGTGTTGTGTGGGCGGGGCTTACAATGAGGAAACAGGTGGAGAGATCGACCATCCAATGGTTCGCTTTATGAATGAGTATTATGGTCCATTTCTTACAAAGCGTTGGAGCAAAGTAGTTGTGGTGGTCCTATATTTAGCATATCTGGGTGGCAGTTTTTATGGCTGTATTACCCTTAAAGAAGGAATTGATGTCAGAAATCTGGCCAATGATTATTCATATGTGATTAAATACTATGACGATGCATCTAAGTATTTTTCCATGTTTGGACCACGTATTATGGTTACTGTCACCCAACCTGTAGATTATTGGAGTTCACATGTTCAGAATGAAATTGAACAATGTTTGCAGAACTTTGAAAACATCTCCTATGTAGATAGTACATTCTCAGAGTCATGGCTCCGTATATACAATGGTGTTGCCAAACAAATGCATCTTGATATAACAACTAAAAATGCATTCATAGGGACTTtagataatttttttaaaattgtcCCATTATATAGACAAGATCTTGATATTTCAGATAGTAAAGACAGTATTACAGCTTCACGTTTTTTTATTCAGTCTGTTTACGTCAATGATTCAACTGCTGAGAAAGTATTGCTAAAAGATTTTCGAAATATGGCAAAGGTATGTATCATTCCTATGGAAGTGTATCATCCTGCATTTATCTATTATGATCAATATCTTGTGATAATATCCAACACAATACAGAATGTAGCTGTTGCTGCTGGTGCTATGCTAATCGTTTCCCTTATGTTGATTCCAAATCCAATCTGTTCTATCTGGGTTACATTTGCTATTGCATCAGTTTTGGTGGGTGTGGCTGGGTTTATGGCTTTCTGGGGTGTCAGTTTAGATTCCATATCCATGATCAATTTGGTCATTTGTATTGGTTTCTCAGTGGACTTTACAGCTCATATTTCATATGCATACATTGCGAGTGATAAACTAACTAGTAATGAGCGATCTGTTGATGCATTATACAGACTCGGCTATCCTATTATCCAAGGGGCCCTTTCAACTATAATGGGTGTTATCGCATTGTCTGCTGCAGCAAGTTACATATTTAGGACCTTCTTTAAGATCATGTTCCTCGTCATAACTTTTGGTGCAATTCATGGACTAGTTTTAATGCCAGTATTTATGACATTTTTCAAGCTGTAG
- the LOC129707168 gene encoding patched domain-containing protein 3-like isoform X2, with protein sequence MRTYNTDCVERPLRIGFMKLGRFVGRHPYLFFFCPLVISAVLGSGFMKFKETEGNDIEEQFTPLRGHAKVERALIREHFPMDFATFSVSRLYTEGSYISFIAVAKEDNILTKKAFEDILLLDKMVQSLKVTYNDTEYDFNTLCAKIGGLCYSSPILTFINHNAALVETSVYEYPNNNGSFVGSALGGIELDGNKVKKARAVKIDYFLREDDLQFQMPVEMWILEYLKEVAKTDLEWIKISRFSSISRQVEFEGNAKVIIPLFSITYFLTITFSILSCMRLDSVRNKVWVAALGVISTGLAVLTGFGLLIFSRVSFAINTANAPFLILGQDFFINMIINDLQIK encoded by the exons ATGAGGACGTATAATACAGATTGCGTTGAAAGGCCTCTTCGTATTGGTTTTATGAAGCTTGGAAGATTCGTGGGCCGGCAcccatatttgttttttttttgtcctctTGTAATTTCTGCAGTACTTGGGTCGGGATTTATGAAGTTTAAGGAAACTGAAGGAAATGATATAGAAGAACAGTTTACCCCTTTGCGAGGTCACGCGAAAGTAGAAAGGGCGTTGATCCGAGAGCATTTCCCCATGGATTTCGCCACGTTCTCGGTGTCGAGGCTTTACACAGAAGGGTCATATATTTCCTTCATCGCTGTTGCTAAAGAGGACAACATACTGACCAAAAAGGCATTTGAAGATATCTTATTACTTGATAAAATGGTCCAAAGTTTAAAGGTTACTTACAATGATACTGAATATGACTTCAATACTCTTTGTGCGAAAATTGGTGGTTTATGTTACTCAAGTCCTATTTTAACTTTTATAAACCACAACGCTGCTCTAGTAGAGACCTCTGTGTATGAATATCCTAACAATAATGGCTCGTTTGTTGGGTCTGCTTTGGGCGGGATTGAGTTAGATGGAAATAAAGTTAAAAAAGCTCGTGCAGTAAAGATCGATTATTTCTTGAGAGAAGACGACTTGCAATTCCAAATGCCTGTCGAAATGTGGATTCTAGAGTATCTGAAAGAAGTTGCCAAGACAGATTTGGAGTGGATTAAG ATTTCGCGTTTCAGTTCCATATCAAGACAAGTAGAATTTGAAGGAAATGCCAAAGTAATAATTCCACTTTTTTCCATTACTTACTTCCTTACAATAACCTTTTCCATCTTATCCTGtatgag GCTCGATTCTGTGAGGAATAAGGTCTGGGTTGCTGCTCTGGGAGTCATATCAACTGGATTAGCCGTACTAACAGGTTTTGGACTACTGATATTTAGCAGAGTGTCATTTGCCATCAATACTGCCAATGCACCTTTTCTAATTCTAGGTCAGGACTTTTTTATTAATATGATAATTAATGATTTACAAATTAAGTAG